One segment of Candidatus Latescibacterota bacterium DNA contains the following:
- a CDS encoding HDOD domain-containing protein — protein sequence MELLVMLLLGLLMLALLAIAVLSAKRDDATSPSAAARPAASRSNPVRRSADASERPAPAASERAERPRVETPSSSPVHVWRFDNPPEDFNYLDEDGGDADDMSEIMAQADSIAGRLKARQKILAGVTGAEFNPKQITELVLSDAALAAQVLRIVNSAFYGLNQKVGSVFRAVVYLGHVEVRNIIWRACVNEGLGGADKAAQALVEGLWQHSFATSKVAFALAKSRGLAEPDKISTMALLHDIGKLICLNVWPDRAKALYYPVHFTDRSVLIEEARLGARHARLGAAVAAAWGLPDESLQVIRHHHAPSYVSISAIDPGCRRSLAVVHLADLFVHAATPAPADQELATVYRPHESWLRLLGAENLEQVCTGEVEAALPRLRLLHLPQMAPEGLAETQQGEPEPAETQVD from the coding sequence ATGGAGCTACTGGTGATGCTGCTTCTGGGCCTGCTGATGCTGGCCCTGCTCGCGATCGCCGTCCTCTCCGCGAAGCGGGACGACGCGACGTCGCCGTCCGCCGCGGCTCGGCCGGCCGCGTCGCGAAGCAATCCCGTGCGGCGCAGCGCCGACGCGAGCGAACGCCCCGCGCCGGCCGCGTCCGAGCGCGCCGAGCGGCCGCGCGTGGAGACGCCGTCCAGCAGTCCCGTGCACGTCTGGCGCTTCGACAACCCGCCGGAGGACTTCAACTACCTCGACGAAGACGGCGGCGACGCCGACGACATGAGCGAGATCATGGCCCAGGCGGACAGCATCGCCGGCCGGCTCAAGGCGCGTCAGAAGATCCTCGCGGGCGTCACCGGCGCCGAGTTCAACCCCAAGCAGATCACCGAGCTGGTGCTCAGCGATGCGGCGCTCGCCGCCCAGGTGCTGCGCATCGTGAACTCGGCGTTCTACGGGCTCAACCAGAAGGTCGGCTCGGTCTTTCGCGCGGTCGTCTACCTGGGTCACGTGGAAGTGCGCAACATCATCTGGCGCGCCTGCGTGAACGAGGGGCTCGGCGGCGCGGACAAGGCGGCGCAGGCCCTGGTGGAAGGGCTCTGGCAGCACAGCTTCGCCACCAGCAAGGTGGCCTTCGCGCTGGCCAAGAGCCGCGGGCTGGCCGAGCCCGACAAGATCTCGACGATGGCGCTGCTGCACGACATCGGCAAGCTGATCTGCCTCAACGTGTGGCCGGACCGCGCCAAGGCACTCTACTACCCGGTGCACTTCACCGACCGCAGCGTGCTCATCGAGGAGGCGCGGCTGGGTGCGCGGCACGCGCGTCTGGGTGCGGCGGTGGCGGCGGCCTGGGGCCTGCCGGACGAGAGCCTGCAGGTGATCCGTCACCACCATGCGCCGAGCTACGTCTCAATCAGCGCGATCGATCCCGGCTGCCGGCGCTCGCTGGCGGTGGTGCACCTGGCGGATCTCTTCGTGCACGCGGCCACGCCGGCGCCGGCGGACCAGGAGCTGGCCACCGTCTACCGGCCCCACGAGAGCTGGCTGCGGCTGCTGGGCGCGGAGAACCTGGAGCAGGTCTGCACGGGCGAGGTGGAGGCCGCGCTGCCGCGGCTGCGTCTCCTGCACCTGCCCCAGATGGCGCCCGAGGGCCTCGCGGAAACCCAGCAAGGCGAACCTGAACCTGCGGAAACGCAGGTGGACTGA
- a CDS encoding nucleotidyltransferase domain-containing protein has translation MSEVHETPGRLPLPLSERAKELDCLFTIEEQLVDIDGEIADAFASVLEALPQGWRFPDVCQGLIRFEDEVYRNREFQPTQWRLAAPIRILDRKFGTLEVYYLEERQGPDGEAFTAHERRLLSTIADRLAHFILHKRIDSLRERWEQTRREGRRSAWKGSLQMLRASDPELYQRIARKMLNYLSALGVDEARAMLQEARALADPEAITGESNVASTHLRADRELLGSDRPFALAAGHLGGEQILALVEKWLLEDRAGFFINILANPRSSLNEIAEAIRRYKHVVADGAGLPASVMRGLRVTLAQRFLTEQLDFLKVAKDYIKITDMAGLLDHMILPTSSQGKLGGKSAGLLLARRLLEQCATEDSPVGEIHVPRTWYVASDAVMDFIAYNDLEDVIEQKFKDLEQIRAEYPHLVQLFKDSMFPPDFVRGLSQALDDLGDVPLIVRSSSLLEDRLGTAFSGKYKSLFLPNQGSKRERLDAALDAIAEIYASTFGPDPIAYRRDRGLLEFSEEMGILIQEVVGRRAGRYWLPAFAGVAFSNNEFRWSPRIKREDGIVRLVPGLGTRAVDRVSDDYPILAVPGQPQLRANVAVDEQLRYAPRKVDLINLETNRFETVEVNALLKELGDDVPGLDRVYSLYKDGRMQKLVPLLYDAAQHEAIPTFDALLQGTPFLQQIRNMLTILAEKLETPIDLEFAHDGERFYLLQCRPQSSAGEDGPAPIPRDLPAEERVFSARRYVSNGWMPDLTHVVYVDPAAYLQLPDRESMQAVGQAVGRLNKLLPRRQFALMGPGRWGSRGDIRLGVPVTYADISNCALLVEIARRQGGVVPDLSFGTHFFQDLVESRIRYLPLYPEDAGVLFNDDFFMNSRNALVDLLPEHAALAGVIRLIDVARVTDGQILRVHLNADLDEALAFLCHPGCGPGPEPEPEFASPESREDHWRWRRRMVEHLATSLDAEHFGVKGLYLYGSVKNGAARADSDIDLLVHVDDDPSRHRDLEHWLTGWSQALAEMNALRTGYVCDRLLDVRLVTDQDIAGGDSHAAKIGAATDPALALPLGGGR, from the coding sequence GATCGCAAGTTCGGCACGCTGGAGGTCTACTACCTCGAGGAGCGGCAGGGCCCCGACGGCGAGGCCTTCACCGCGCACGAGCGGCGGCTGCTGAGCACGATCGCCGACCGGCTGGCGCACTTCATCCTGCACAAGCGCATCGACTCGCTGCGCGAGCGCTGGGAGCAGACGCGGCGCGAGGGACGTCGCAGCGCCTGGAAGGGCTCGCTGCAGATGCTGCGCGCCTCGGACCCGGAGCTCTACCAGCGCATCGCGCGCAAGATGCTCAACTACCTCTCCGCGCTGGGCGTCGACGAAGCCCGCGCCATGCTGCAGGAGGCGCGCGCGCTGGCCGACCCCGAGGCCATCACGGGCGAGAGCAACGTCGCGTCCACCCACCTGCGCGCCGACCGCGAGCTGCTGGGCAGCGATCGCCCGTTCGCGCTGGCGGCCGGTCACCTGGGCGGCGAGCAGATCCTGGCCCTGGTGGAGAAGTGGCTGCTGGAGGACCGGGCGGGCTTCTTCATCAACATCCTGGCCAACCCGCGCTCGTCGCTCAACGAGATCGCCGAGGCGATCCGCCGCTACAAGCACGTGGTGGCCGACGGCGCCGGCCTGCCCGCCTCGGTGATGCGCGGCCTGCGCGTCACGCTGGCGCAGCGATTCCTCACCGAGCAGCTCGACTTCCTCAAGGTGGCGAAGGACTACATCAAGATCACCGACATGGCCGGCCTGCTGGACCACATGATCCTGCCCACCAGCAGCCAGGGCAAGCTGGGCGGCAAGAGCGCGGGTCTGCTGCTCGCGCGGCGGCTGCTGGAGCAGTGCGCCACCGAGGACAGCCCCGTGGGCGAGATCCACGTGCCGCGGACCTGGTACGTCGCCTCCGACGCGGTGATGGACTTCATCGCCTACAACGACCTCGAGGACGTGATCGAGCAGAAGTTCAAGGACCTCGAGCAGATCCGCGCGGAGTACCCGCACCTGGTGCAGCTCTTCAAGGACAGCATGTTCCCGCCGGACTTCGTCCGCGGCCTGAGCCAGGCGCTGGACGACCTGGGCGACGTCCCGCTCATCGTGCGCAGCTCGAGCCTCCTGGAGGACCGCCTCGGCACGGCCTTCAGTGGCAAGTACAAGAGCCTCTTCCTGCCCAACCAGGGCAGCAAGCGCGAGCGGCTCGACGCCGCGCTGGACGCCATCGCCGAGATCTACGCCTCCACCTTCGGGCCGGACCCCATCGCCTACCGTCGCGATCGCGGCCTGCTCGAGTTCAGCGAGGAGATGGGCATCCTGATCCAGGAGGTGGTGGGCCGCCGCGCGGGCAGGTACTGGCTGCCGGCCTTCGCGGGCGTGGCCTTCAGCAACAACGAGTTCCGCTGGTCGCCGCGGATCAAGCGCGAGGACGGGATCGTCCGCCTCGTGCCCGGCCTCGGCACCCGCGCCGTGGACCGCGTGAGCGACGACTACCCCATCCTCGCCGTGCCCGGCCAGCCGCAGCTGCGGGCGAACGTCGCCGTGGACGAGCAGCTCCGCTACGCGCCGCGCAAGGTGGACCTGATCAACCTCGAGACGAACCGCTTCGAAACCGTCGAGGTGAACGCGCTGCTGAAGGAGCTGGGCGACGACGTCCCCGGCCTCGACCGGGTCTACTCGCTCTACAAGGACGGGCGCATGCAGAAGCTCGTGCCGCTGCTCTACGACGCCGCGCAGCACGAGGCCATCCCCACCTTCGACGCGCTCCTCCAGGGCACGCCCTTCCTCCAGCAGATCCGCAACATGCTCACGATCCTCGCCGAGAAGCTGGAGACGCCCATCGACCTGGAGTTCGCCCACGACGGCGAGCGCTTCTACCTGTTGCAGTGCCGTCCGCAGAGCAGCGCCGGCGAGGACGGCCCCGCGCCCATCCCGCGCGACCTGCCCGCCGAGGAACGCGTCTTCAGCGCGCGGCGCTACGTGTCCAACGGCTGGATGCCCGACCTGACGCACGTCGTCTACGTGGATCCCGCCGCCTACCTGCAGCTGCCCGACCGCGAGTCGATGCAGGCCGTGGGGCAGGCCGTGGGGCGTCTCAACAAGCTGCTGCCCCGGCGGCAGTTCGCGCTCATGGGACCGGGGCGCTGGGGCAGCCGCGGCGACATCCGCCTGGGCGTGCCCGTGACCTACGCGGACATCAGCAACTGCGCGCTGCTGGTGGAGATCGCGCGGCGCCAGGGCGGCGTGGTGCCCGACCTCTCCTTCGGGACGCACTTCTTCCAGGACCTGGTGGAGAGCCGCATCCGCTATCTGCCGCTCTACCCGGAGGACGCGGGCGTCCTGTTCAACGACGACTTCTTCATGAACTCGCGGAACGCGCTGGTCGACCTGCTGCCCGAGCACGCGGCGCTCGCGGGGGTGATCCGGCTCATCGACGTGGCGCGCGTCACCGACGGGCAGATCCTGCGGGTTCATCTCAACGCGGACCTCGACGAGGCGCTGGCCTTCCTCTGCCACCCCGGCTGCGGACCGGGCCCCGAGCCCGAGCCGGAGTTCGCCTCGCCGGAGAGCCGCGAGGATCACTGGCGCTGGCGTCGCCGCATGGTGGAGCACCTGGCCACGAGCCTGGACGCCGAGCACTTCGGCGTGAAGGGGCTCTACCTCTACGGGAGCGTCAAGAACGGCGCGGCGCGGGCGGACAGCGACATCGACCTGCTCGTCCACGTGGACGACGATCCCTCCCGCCACCGCGACCTGGAGCACTGGCTCACGGGCTGGAGCCAGGCCCTGGCGGAGATGAACGCCCTGCGCACGGGCTACGTCTGCGACCGGCTGCTGGACGTCCGCCTGGTCACCGACCAGGACATCGCCGGCGGCGACAGCCACGCGGCCAAGATCGGCGCGGCCACGGATCCGGCGCTGGCCCTGCCCCTGGGCGGCGGTCGCTAG
- a CDS encoding S9 family peptidase, giving the protein MSRQFLSACLIALALPAMVGCATKHEEQAPLIAMQDFFRNPEQTSFQLSPDGRYFSWLQPWEGRLNVHVRAVDSDQVTRVTSSTARDIFGYGWANPNRLVYVQDSGGDENYHAYAVDLDGGNFLDLTPFESVQTRFVDALEDDDDHMLLAINDRDPRIHDVYKVDVNTGALERVAENPGNITGWQTDNAGHVRVATTTDGVNSSLLYRETESEPFKTVLTTNFKESLQPLSFTFDDSLLYVASNIGRDKTAIFTYDPRTATQLDLIYEHPEVDVENLMRSRHRKVITGVAYFTDKRGYKFFDEDRRQLQETLESQLPGVEVAVASMSRDERRVLVRTFSDKTRGAYYYLDRDGGKLEKLVEVSPWLDAAAMADMKPVQYTSRDGLTIHGYLTLPRGIEAKNLPVVVNPHGGPWARDYWGFNPEVQFLANRGYAVLQMNFRGSTGYGKEFWTKSFRQWGLTMQDDVTDGVKWLINQGVADPDRIGIYGGSYGGYATLAGVTFTPDLYACGVDYVGVSNIFTWMKAFPPYWEPFIAMVKEMVGDPDTDPDFIRSISPFFHVDQIQVPMLVAQGANDPRVNKAESDQIVEALRGRGIEVEYMVKDNEGHGFANEENRFDFYGAMEKFLGKHLGGSVSPEPAPGSET; this is encoded by the coding sequence ATGTCCAGGCAGTTTCTGTCCGCCTGCCTGATCGCGCTGGCGCTGCCGGCGATGGTCGGCTGCGCGACCAAACATGAGGAGCAGGCACCCTTGATCGCGATGCAGGACTTCTTCCGCAACCCGGAGCAGACCAGTTTCCAGCTGTCGCCGGACGGCCGGTACTTCTCCTGGCTCCAGCCCTGGGAGGGCCGACTGAACGTCCACGTCCGCGCGGTGGACAGCGACCAGGTGACGCGGGTGACGTCCTCCACGGCGAGGGACATCTTTGGCTACGGCTGGGCGAACCCCAACCGGCTGGTCTACGTCCAGGACTCCGGCGGCGACGAGAACTACCACGCCTACGCCGTGGATCTCGACGGCGGCAACTTTCTCGATCTCACGCCCTTCGAGTCGGTGCAGACCCGCTTCGTCGACGCGCTCGAGGACGACGACGACCACATGCTGCTGGCCATCAACGACCGCGACCCGCGCATCCACGACGTCTACAAGGTGGACGTGAACACCGGCGCGCTGGAGCGGGTGGCGGAGAACCCCGGGAACATCACCGGCTGGCAGACCGACAACGCCGGCCACGTGCGCGTGGCGACCACCACCGACGGCGTGAACAGCAGCCTGCTCTACCGCGAGACCGAGAGCGAGCCCTTCAAGACGGTGCTCACCACCAACTTCAAGGAGTCGCTCCAGCCGCTCTCCTTCACCTTCGACGACTCGCTGCTCTACGTGGCGTCGAACATCGGCCGCGACAAGACCGCCATCTTCACCTACGACCCCCGCACGGCCACGCAGCTCGACCTGATCTACGAGCACCCCGAGGTGGACGTCGAGAACCTGATGCGCTCGCGCCACCGCAAGGTGATCACGGGCGTGGCCTACTTCACCGACAAGCGCGGCTACAAGTTCTTCGACGAGGACCGCCGCCAGCTTCAGGAGACCCTGGAGAGCCAGCTGCCGGGCGTCGAGGTGGCCGTGGCCAGCATGAGCCGCGACGAGCGCCGCGTCCTGGTGCGCACCTTCAGCGACAAGACCCGCGGCGCCTACTACTACCTGGACCGCGACGGCGGCAAGCTGGAGAAGCTCGTCGAGGTGAGTCCGTGGCTCGACGCGGCGGCGATGGCGGACATGAAGCCCGTCCAGTACACCAGCCGCGACGGCCTGACCATCCACGGCTACCTCACGCTGCCCCGCGGCATCGAGGCCAAGAACCTGCCGGTGGTGGTCAACCCCCACGGCGGCCCCTGGGCGCGCGACTACTGGGGCTTCAACCCCGAGGTGCAGTTCCTCGCCAACCGCGGCTACGCCGTGCTGCAGATGAACTTCCGCGGCTCCACCGGCTACGGCAAGGAGTTCTGGACGAAGAGCTTCCGCCAGTGGGGCCTCACGATGCAGGACGACGTCACCGACGGCGTGAAGTGGCTCATCAACCAGGGGGTCGCGGATCCGGACAGGATCGGCATCTACGGCGGCTCTTACGGCGGCTACGCCACGCTGGCCGGCGTCACCTTCACGCCCGATCTCTACGCCTGCGGCGTGGACTACGTGGGCGTCTCGAACATCTTCACCTGGATGAAGGCCTTCCCGCCCTACTGGGAGCCGTTCATCGCCATGGTGAAGGAGATGGTGGGCGACCCGGACACGGATCCGGACTTCATCCGCTCCATCTCGCCCTTCTTCCACGTGGACCAGATCCAGGTGCCCATGCTGGTGGCGCAGGGCGCCAACGACCCGCGCGTGAACAAGGCCGAGAGCGACCAGATCGTCGAGGCCCTGCGCGGCCGCGGCATCGAGGTGGAGTACATGGTCAAGGACAACGAGGGCCACGGCTTCGCCAACGAGGAGAACCGCTTCGACTTCTACGGCGCCATGGAGAAGTTCCTGGGCAAGCATCTGGGCGGCAGCGTGTCGCCCGAGCCGGCGCCGGGTTCGGAAACCTAG
- a CDS encoding NAD-dependent succinate-semialdehyde dehydrogenase produces MRVDCVNPSTGERRHQYETMSQATLEAAVERAASAQRAWRERPLRERLPLFRELAAVLRRHGDEWAALITLEMGKRIAESRAELEKCAWLAEVYADNGEAWLAEEAVVADGLRHRVLFQPLGVVLSIMPWNFPFWQAMRFAVPALLAGNAGLLKHASNVPGCALAIAEAFAEAGFPPDLFQTLFAAHQDLEVVITSDVVGGISLTGSTAAGARVAAAAGAALKRVVLELGGSDPFVVLDDADLDVAVAGAALGRLICTGQSCIAAKRFIVQDALADAFAERLAERFRALRPGDPADADTTLGPLVDESALRALDDQVQRSVAAGARLLCGGERIDRPGFYYPATVLTGVTPEMAVASEEVFGPVAPVLRVRGEAEALALANATAFGLGASVWTRDLERGERFARALEAGSVFVNSIVKSDPRMPFGGVKKSGIGRELSAYGLREFVNVKGLSVYAHERA; encoded by the coding sequence ATGCGCGTGGACTGCGTGAATCCCAGCACCGGCGAGCGACGGCACCAGTACGAGACCATGAGCCAGGCAACGCTCGAGGCGGCGGTCGAGCGCGCCGCGTCGGCCCAGCGCGCCTGGCGTGAGCGGCCGCTGCGCGAACGGCTGCCTCTCTTCCGGGAACTCGCCGCCGTTCTGCGCCGCCACGGGGACGAATGGGCCGCGCTGATCACCCTCGAGATGGGCAAGCGCATCGCGGAGTCCCGCGCCGAGCTGGAGAAGTGCGCCTGGCTCGCGGAGGTCTACGCCGACAACGGCGAGGCCTGGCTGGCGGAAGAGGCCGTGGTCGCCGACGGACTCCGCCACCGCGTCCTCTTCCAGCCGCTGGGCGTGGTGCTCTCGATCATGCCCTGGAACTTCCCGTTCTGGCAGGCGATGCGCTTCGCCGTCCCCGCCCTGCTCGCCGGCAACGCCGGCCTGCTCAAGCACGCCAGCAACGTGCCCGGCTGCGCGCTGGCCATCGCCGAGGCCTTTGCGGAGGCCGGCTTCCCGCCCGATCTCTTCCAGACCCTCTTCGCGGCGCACCAGGATCTGGAGGTCGTCATCACGAGCGACGTGGTCGGCGGCATCTCGCTCACCGGCTCCACCGCGGCCGGCGCCCGGGTGGCCGCGGCGGCGGGCGCCGCCCTCAAGCGCGTGGTGCTCGAGCTGGGCGGATCGGACCCCTTCGTGGTGCTGGACGACGCCGACCTGGACGTCGCCGTGGCCGGCGCCGCCCTCGGCCGCCTGATCTGCACGGGCCAAAGCTGCATCGCGGCCAAGCGCTTCATCGTGCAGGACGCCCTGGCCGACGCCTTCGCGGAGCGCCTTGCCGAGCGCTTCCGCGCGCTGCGTCCCGGCGATCCCGCCGACGCCGACACGACCCTCGGCCCCCTCGTCGACGAATCCGCGCTCCGCGCGCTCGACGACCAGGTGCAGCGCAGCGTGGCGGCCGGCGCGCGTTTGCTTTGCGGCGGCGAGCGCATCGACCGCCCCGGCTTCTACTATCCGGCGACCGTGTTGACGGGGGTGACGCCCGAGATGGCCGTGGCGTCGGAGGAGGTCTTCGGTCCGGTGGCGCCGGTGCTGCGCGTACGCGGCGAGGCCGAGGCGCTCGCCCTCGCCAACGCCACCGCCTTCGGACTCGGGGCGAGCGTGTGGACCCGCGACCTGGAGCGCGGCGAGCGCTTCGCGCGGGCGCTGGAGGCCGGGAGCGTCTTCGTGAACTCCATCGTGAAGAGCGATCCGCGCATGCCGTTCGGCGGCGTGAAGAAGAGCGGCATCGGACGGGAGCTGTCAGCCTACGGGCTGCGCGAGTTCGTCAACGTGAAAGGTCTTAGCGTGTACGCCCACGAGCGGGCCTAG
- a CDS encoding Cache 3/Cache 2 fusion domain-containing protein — translation MFKRFTHLKLRSKLLLTGCALTAVPLLVVAVMTFVENQAMCEAAEEETMASALENLDRTAAGIYALVASHQEVNEHNLVGALNVARDVLEAAGPIGFDTQPATWTAVNQVTKQATQVQLPRMTAGGRWFGQIKSPESEVAVVDHVHDLVDVTCTIFQRMDDSGDMLRVATNVVKTDGTRAIGTYIPAKHPDGSSDPVIAKVLRGETFHGRAYVVDGWYITAYEPITEDGRVVGMLYVGVPQESVKSLREAIMSVVVGKTGYVFVLDSDGRYVISKDGKRDGEDISGAKDANGVLFIQEIVKKGRALAPGQIAEQRYPWKNADDNTSRDKIARIAYFAPWDWVIGVSTYEDEFLAGTQRLRNLGDRIQMLLIVTFFVSMALTLVIWLLASRQIAGPLQQVIDGLEHGAKQVASASSDVAIASRTLADGSGSQAAALEETSASLEEVAAMTTANADHVKEAHNLMESANGAMQRAGTAMNDMTSSMEAIREASQETSKIVKSIDEIAFQTNLLALNAAVEAARAGEAGAGFAVVADEVRNLAMRAAKAARSTADLIEQTVEKVEGGVGLVEQTNTAFAEVASSSQSVGELLAQIATASAEQAEGIRQVNMAMTSIDHAVQDGAASADESASASQQMNNQAVEMKNLIDALLCLVNGESSVESGVC, via the coding sequence ATGTTCAAGCGATTCACCCACTTGAAGTTGCGAAGCAAGCTGCTCCTGACCGGCTGCGCCCTGACCGCGGTGCCGCTGCTCGTGGTCGCCGTCATGACCTTCGTCGAGAACCAGGCCATGTGCGAGGCCGCCGAGGAAGAGACCATGGCCAGCGCCCTGGAGAACCTCGACCGCACGGCCGCCGGGATCTACGCGCTGGTGGCCTCCCACCAGGAAGTGAACGAGCACAACCTCGTGGGCGCGCTGAACGTCGCGCGCGATGTTCTCGAGGCCGCCGGCCCGATCGGCTTCGACACCCAGCCCGCCACCTGGACCGCGGTGAACCAGGTCACGAAGCAGGCCACGCAGGTGCAGCTGCCGCGCATGACCGCGGGCGGACGCTGGTTCGGCCAGATCAAGTCGCCGGAGTCGGAGGTGGCGGTGGTGGATCACGTCCACGACCTGGTGGACGTCACCTGCACGATCTTCCAGCGCATGGACGACTCGGGCGACATGCTGCGCGTCGCCACCAACGTGGTGAAGACGGACGGCACCCGCGCCATCGGGACCTACATCCCCGCGAAGCACCCCGACGGCAGCAGCGACCCCGTGATCGCCAAGGTGCTGCGCGGCGAGACCTTCCATGGCCGCGCCTACGTGGTGGACGGCTGGTACATCACCGCCTACGAGCCGATCACCGAGGACGGCCGCGTGGTGGGCATGCTCTACGTGGGCGTCCCGCAGGAGAGCGTGAAGAGCCTGCGCGAGGCGATCATGAGCGTGGTCGTGGGCAAGACGGGCTACGTCTTCGTGCTCGACAGCGATGGCCGCTACGTGATCTCCAAGGACGGCAAGCGCGACGGCGAGGACATCTCCGGCGCCAAGGACGCCAACGGCGTGCTCTTCATCCAGGAGATCGTCAAGAAGGGCCGCGCGCTGGCGCCGGGTCAGATCGCCGAGCAGCGCTACCCCTGGAAGAACGCCGACGACAACACCTCCCGCGACAAGATCGCCCGCATCGCCTACTTCGCGCCCTGGGACTGGGTGATCGGCGTCAGCACCTACGAGGACGAATTCCTGGCCGGCACGCAGCGCCTGCGCAATCTCGGCGACCGCATCCAGATGCTGCTGATCGTGACCTTCTTCGTCTCGATGGCGCTCACCCTGGTCATCTGGCTGCTGGCCTCGCGGCAGATCGCCGGACCGCTGCAGCAGGTGATCGACGGCCTCGAGCACGGCGCGAAGCAGGTGGCCTCCGCGTCGTCCGACGTGGCGATCGCCAGCCGCACCCTCGCCGACGGCTCGGGCTCCCAGGCCGCGGCACTGGAGGAGACCTCCGCCTCGCTCGAAGAGGTGGCGGCCATGACCACGGCCAACGCCGATCACGTGAAGGAAGCCCACAACCTCATGGAGTCGGCCAACGGCGCCATGCAGCGGGCGGGCACGGCGATGAACGACATGACGTCGTCCATGGAGGCCATTCGCGAGGCCAGCCAGGAGACGTCGAAGATCGTCAAGAGCATCGACGAGATCGCCTTCCAGACCAACCTGCTGGCCCTCAACGCCGCCGTGGAGGCCGCGCGCGCCGGCGAGGCCGGGGCCGGCTTCGCCGTCGTGGCCGACGAGGTGCGCAATCTCGCCATGCGCGCGGCCAAGGCGGCGCGCAGCACCGCCGACCTGATCGAGCAGACGGTGGAGAAGGTGGAAGGCGGCGTCGGGCTGGTGGAGCAGACGAACACCGCCTTCGCCGAGGTCGCCTCGAGCTCGCAGAGCGTCGGCGAGCTGCTGGCGCAGATCGCCACGGCGTCGGCCGAGCAGGCCGAGGGCATCCGCCAGGTGAACATGGCGATGACGAGCATCGATCACGCCGTGCAGGACGGCGCGGCGAGCGCGGACGAGTCCGCCAGCGCGAGCCAGCAGATGAACAACCAGGCGGTGGAGATGAAGAATCTCATCGACGCGTTGCTCTGCCTCGTCAACGGCGAGAGCAGTGTCGAGTCGGGCGTGTGCTGA
- a CDS encoding carbonic anhydrase: protein MPDTSWQNALARLRNGNARYQAFRQSHPRLDPEWRAELAAGQNPFAAVLGCADSRVPPELIFDQGLGDLFVVRVAGNVLDETVLGSLEFAVNRLEVPLVLVLGHEACGAVTAALGDSPPPGALGGLVARVSPALEGLALPGDGAEQVDVAARANARHVAAALRRALPAVAATGHTRVLSAFYRLADGAVEFLEPAP from the coding sequence ATGCCCGACACATCCTGGCAAAACGCGCTGGCGCGCCTGCGCAACGGCAACGCCCGCTATCAGGCCTTCCGCCAGTCGCATCCACGTCTCGATCCCGAGTGGCGCGCCGAGCTGGCCGCCGGACAGAATCCCTTCGCCGCCGTGCTGGGCTGCGCCGACTCCCGCGTGCCGCCCGAGCTGATCTTCGACCAGGGGCTGGGCGACCTCTTCGTGGTGCGCGTGGCCGGCAACGTGCTGGACGAGACCGTCCTCGGCAGCCTGGAGTTCGCCGTGAACCGCCTGGAGGTGCCCCTCGTGCTGGTGCTGGGCCACGAGGCCTGCGGCGCGGTGACGGCGGCCCTGGGGGACAGTCCGCCCCCGGGAGCGCTGGGGGGGCTGGTGGCGCGCGTCAGCCCCGCGCTGGAGGGGCTCGCGCTCCCCGGCGACGGCGCCGAGCAGGTGGACGTCGCCGCCCGCGCCAACGCCCGCCACGTGGCCGCGGCCCTGCGGCGCGCCCTGCCCGCCGTGGCGGCGACGGGGCACACGCGCGTGCTTTCGGCCTTCTATCGCCTGGCGGACGGCGCCGTGGAGTTCCTGGAACCCGCGCCCTGA